A single Candidatus Polarisedimenticolia bacterium DNA region contains:
- a CDS encoding choice-of-anchor D domain-containing protein, whose product MNCVASLVGLFPHRASLRGAMAFSVAILVACLGLVGAAFAAGDSQPPADSKSIEIKGKGITIKHPQDWIEVPSQFVNAHELYRVPMGPAPRTPSAQTPRILVTTEDARDHEQAIRRLGDIASEASSVPHTFRSIGGWPALQRRQVLPVERPDSQPAPATRETYVRITTAIAAGSIIVRLEGFVPSGAGRTVPDELLEIGAGLAFATQGDPARVQREIEELRTQHQPRSQSTISATASVTLASAGSVVSSAHAEPELNVRVNNSTSHDSEIEVAVSTNGQNIVVGNNARDWSFSNDGGKTWNFGGTLAVPGGFFAANGDPSLAFGRSGAFYYAFIGYPDTDASGARDECSTVIDRSTNGGQTFGFRGNAVYCNDGGGPVCFPDQEHIAADRFNIAAGGGDQVYSVWRHFTGGTCLNSAAGPTASIVCSNDGGQTWSGVATIDGGGDRPRIAVGADGSVHVVYRAGGDIMYRRYSSCTSGLVPAGPPVPVALGIPGDASTCPLPGIDRCSSPFLSSQTVAVDDTNPSHIYVAYAFTTAAGVNEEIFVQDSTDGGLSFPPVRIAALSTGVVARRYMPWACAVGGAAYVGWYDRRNATGADNSLTDYFVGSASLDALGNLAPGTEFKISRASDSACASGWITDGTGGNQNCVPRDTPDSESCTAQPQLAGRCCQVALSGNNCPAGMGSGTPCDFSDGGCPGGEACQTGNGCPKYGDYSGITCGAGRFYAAWASATSPASITPASGNIDVFVDQKLVCCVPQIQVPGDLALSDACVGDSSTTTLQVCNTGKEDLEIDSITSSSTKFSVTAPSSGYPVVISPDFCFPFQVKFTPTGTGSVSGTLTITSNDPVNPTVTVNVSGSGIEKDVRVTGSTAFGDVCAGTLAEQTVSVCNVGPCDLHVTSVAFEPPCAD is encoded by the coding sequence CGCCCAGGACCCCGTCCGCGCAGACGCCCCGTATCCTCGTGACCACCGAGGATGCCAGGGATCACGAGCAGGCCATCCGCCGGCTCGGCGACATCGCCTCGGAGGCCTCGTCCGTGCCGCACACGTTCCGGAGCATCGGGGGGTGGCCCGCGCTGCAGCGCCGTCAGGTGCTCCCGGTCGAGCGGCCCGACTCGCAGCCGGCACCCGCCACACGTGAAACCTACGTCCGGATCACCACCGCCATCGCAGCCGGCTCGATCATCGTGCGGCTCGAAGGCTTCGTCCCCTCAGGGGCCGGGCGGACGGTTCCCGACGAACTGCTGGAGATTGGCGCGGGCCTGGCCTTCGCGACACAGGGCGACCCGGCGCGAGTCCAGCGGGAGATCGAAGAACTGCGGACGCAACACCAGCCCAGGAGTCAGTCGACGATTTCGGCGACCGCCTCGGTGACCCTGGCGTCCGCCGGAAGCGTCGTGTCGAGCGCGCACGCCGAGCCGGAGCTGAACGTCCGGGTCAACAACAGCACGTCACACGATAGCGAGATCGAAGTGGCCGTCTCCACCAACGGCCAGAACATCGTCGTCGGTAACAACGCTAGGGACTGGTCCTTCTCGAACGACGGCGGCAAGACCTGGAATTTCGGGGGGACGCTGGCCGTGCCGGGCGGGTTCTTCGCCGCGAACGGCGACCCGTCCCTGGCGTTCGGGCGCAGCGGGGCGTTTTATTACGCCTTCATCGGGTACCCGGACACCGACGCCTCGGGGGCCCGGGATGAGTGCTCGACAGTAATCGATCGATCCACGAACGGCGGTCAGACCTTCGGTTTCAGGGGGAACGCCGTCTATTGCAATGACGGCGGCGGGCCCGTGTGTTTCCCGGACCAGGAGCACATTGCCGCCGATCGCTTCAACATCGCGGCCGGCGGGGGGGACCAGGTCTATTCCGTCTGGCGACACTTCACCGGCGGCACCTGCCTCAATTCCGCCGCCGGCCCGACCGCCTCGATCGTCTGCTCGAACGACGGCGGACAGACCTGGTCGGGCGTGGCGACGATCGACGGCGGCGGCGACCGGCCCCGCATCGCCGTCGGCGCGGACGGATCGGTCCATGTCGTGTACCGGGCGGGCGGCGACATCATGTACCGCCGCTACAGCTCCTGCACGTCCGGCCTCGTCCCCGCAGGGCCTCCGGTTCCGGTGGCGCTGGGCATTCCGGGCGACGCCTCGACGTGCCCCCTGCCCGGGATCGACCGCTGCAGCTCTCCCTTCCTCTCGAGCCAGACTGTGGCGGTCGATGATACCAACCCGAGCCACATCTATGTGGCGTACGCCTTCACGACAGCGGCCGGCGTCAACGAGGAGATCTTCGTACAGGACAGCACCGATGGCGGCCTGAGCTTCCCACCGGTGAGAATCGCCGCTCTCAGCACCGGGGTGGTAGCGCGGCGCTACATGCCCTGGGCCTGCGCCGTCGGCGGAGCGGCCTATGTCGGCTGGTACGATCGCCGCAACGCCACGGGTGCCGACAACAGCCTCACGGACTATTTCGTGGGCAGCGCCTCCCTCGACGCCCTCGGTAATCTGGCGCCCGGGACTGAGTTCAAGATCAGCCGGGCGTCCGATTCGGCGTGCGCTTCCGGGTGGATCACCGACGGCACAGGTGGCAACCAGAATTGCGTTCCCCGCGACACCCCGGATTCCGAGTCCTGCACCGCGCAGCCTCAGCTCGCGGGGAGGTGCTGTCAGGTGGCGCTGTCGGGCAACAACTGCCCGGCCGGCATGGGCTCGGGCACCCCGTGTGATTTCTCCGATGGGGGGTGCCCGGGTGGGGAAGCCTGCCAGACAGGCAACGGATGCCCCAAGTACGGCGACTACAGCGGCATCACCTGCGGAGCGGGTCGATTCTACGCGGCCTGGGCCTCGGCCACCTCGCCCGCCTCGATCACACCGGCCAGCGGCAACATCGATGTCTTCGTCGACCAGAAGCTGGTCTGCTGCGTGCCCCAGATCCAGGTGCCGGGGGACCTGGCGCTCTCCGATGCCTGCGTGGGTGACTCGAGCACGACCACTCTGCAGGTGTGCAACACCGGCAAGGAGGATCTGGAGATCGACTCGATCACCTCTTCAAGCACAAAGTTCAGCGTCACGGCGCCTTCGTCGGGCTACCCGGTGGTGATCAGCCCCGACTTCTGCTTCCCGTTCCAGGTCAAGTTCACTCCGACGGGCACGGGTTCGGTTTCCGGGACGTTGACGATCACGAGCAACGATCCGGTGAACCCGACCGTCACCGTAAACGTCAGCGGCAGCGGGATCGAGAAGGACGTGCGGGTGACGGGTTCCACGGCCTTCGGCGACGTGTGCGCCGGGACCCTCGCCGAGCAGACGGTGTCGGTGTGCAACGTGGGACCGTGCGACCTGCACGTGACCTCGGTGGCGTTCGAGCCGCCGTGTGCTGATTT